In Gossypium arboreum isolate Shixiya-1 chromosome 5, ASM2569848v2, whole genome shotgun sequence, a single genomic region encodes these proteins:
- the LOC108451013 gene encoding AT-hook motif nuclear-localized protein 17-like: protein MADYSGAISLSQAQVSDDDSSEHSPRCVPTSPAFSSKSKTPTNMIVTLDHHHHQRKPRGRPPGSKNKPKPPIVITRDTDSAMKPVILDISAGSDIIDAIITFARSNHVGICIINVIGSVSNVTLRHPVSQAPALSLHGPFGLLSLSGSYIASTTLSSSTETSQSSQPSSSPSPSSLSSNLSCSFGITLAGAQGQVFGGMIGGKVIAATQVIVVAATFVNPAFHRLPCKGDNEGTHQETKHCIHGNVGGGASGATESCSSTGMSTAVYSAPCPTPLNCQISPDVMPWGPPSRPF from the coding sequence ATGGCGGATTATAGCGGAGCTATCTCACTTTCTCAAGCGCAAGTCTCCGACGATGACTCATCGGAGCACAGCCCTAGGTGTGTCCCAACTTCCCCTGCATTTTCTTCCAAGTCTAAAACTCCTACCAACATGATTGTCACCCTTGATCATCACCATCACCAGAGGAAGCCTAGAGGTAGGCCTCCTGGATCCAAAAACAAGCCTAAACCCCCCATTGTTATAACTAGAGACACTGACTCTGCTATGAAGCCTGTCATTCTTGACATCTCCGCTGGTTCTGATATTATTGATGCTATTATCACCTTTGCCCGTTCTAACCATGTTGGTATTTGTATTATCAATGTTATTGGCTCTGTATCAAACGTCACCCTCCGCCATCCTGTTTCTCAAGCGCCGGCACTCTCTCTTCATGGACCCTTCGGGTTGCTCTCTTTGTCTGGCTCATACATTGCATCTACTACCCTATCTTCTTCTACTGAAACGTCCCAATCTTCTCAGCCATCAAGCTCACCCTCGCCTAGTTCCTTGTCTTCCAATCTGTCTTGCTCTTTTGGTATAACTCTTGCAGGTGCACAAGGGCAAGTGTTTGGAGGGATGATAGGAGGGAAAGTAATAGCAGCAACGCAGGTGATTGTGGTGGCTGCTACTTTTGTAAATCCTGCGTTTCATAGGCTGCCTTGTAAAGGTGATAATGAAGGTACTCATCAGGAAACCAAGCATTGTATTCACGGTAACGTTGGTGGTGGAGCTTCTGGTGCAACCGAGTCATGCTCTTCAACTGGCATGTCCACGGCTGTTTACAGTGCACCATGTCCCACTCCACTTAATTGCCAGATCTCGCCCGATGTTATGCCTTGGGGTCCACCCTCACGTCCCTTTTGA
- the LOC108450220 gene encoding uncharacterized protein LOC108450220, producing the protein MDSFRTSSGFRFNPNSNTIDDADRDSEFSGILEIYVHHARNIHNICIYDNQDVYAKFSLTYNPDDTHSTRIINGGGKNPEFNENLMMKVTQIDAVLKCEIWMLSRARNYMEDQLLGFALVPISQVIGKGKITQDYSLSSTDLFHSPAGTVKLSLSLNTSMALNPQTSPFPETTKTNSSISAEVVLLDRKISESQVILDPVEYSRIEFPDINVVRENQQMVSEYFDGLNPRPGIASFLQLGASHQHLQDYEMTANSPEETHGGSVSPNGSIQNSGFLSSTTTSLSDDRNSADSSEKKSRVGGEPSNTSVTTETNPSQGGCPDTPTSKKGSEAREEKESKYSSKQVFSAPLGNMNLEAEQSAMQQQIVDMYMRSMQQFTESLAKMKLPMDLDKPEHEDRGDLIQNNSKKIEHEKKKDGSRVFYGSRAFF; encoded by the coding sequence GGAATATTCATAACATATGTATCTACGACAACCAAGATGTTTATGCCAAGTTCTCGCTCACCTATAACCCTGATGATACCCACTCTACTAGAATCATCAATGGAGGTGGAAAGAATCCTGAATTCAACGAGAACTTGATGATGAAAGTCACTCAGATAGATGCTGTCCTCAAATGTGAGATTTGGATGCTTAGTAGGGCCAGAAACTACATGGAAGACCAGCTTTTGGGCTTTGCTTTAGTTCCAATTTCACAAGTTATTGGCAAAGGTAAAATCACTCAAGATTATAGCCTCTCTTCCACTGATCTTTTTCATTCTCCTGCCGGAACTGTCAAATTGAGTCTATCTTTGAACACTTCAATGGCTCTCAATCCTCAGACCAGTCCCTTCCCTGAAACCACAAAAACCAATTCTTCGATATCAGCAGAAGTGGTATTGCTTGACCGGAAAATCTCCGAATCCCAAGTTATTCTAGACCCTGTTGAGTATTCCAGGATAGAATTTCCTGATATCAATGTTGTTAGGGAGAATCAACAAATGGTTTCGGAGTACTTCGACGGTTTGAATCCGAGGCCAGGAATTGCTTCCTTCCTTCAACTGGGTGCCTCTCATCAGCATCTTCAAGATTACGAAATGACAGCAAATTCACCGGAAGAAACCCATGGAGGATCCGTTTCTCCCAATGGGAGCATTCAGAATTCTGGGTTTTTGAGTTCTACAACTACAAGCCTAAGCGATGATCGCAACTCGGCTGACTCTTCAGAGAAGAAGAGTCGTGTGGGTGGGGAGCCATCGAATACATCGGTCACCACCGAGACTAATCCAAGCCAAGGCGGTTGTCCCGATACCCCAACTTCAAAGAAAGGCAGCGAAGCTCGAGAGGAGAAAGAGTCGAAATATTCGAGCAAACAAGTGTTTTCAGCTCCATTGGGGAACATGAATTTGGAGGCAGAACAGTCGGCAATGCAACAACAAATAGTAGACATGTACATGAGGAGCATGCAACAGTTTACAGAGTCATTGGCTAAGATGAAACTCCCAATGGATCTTGACAAACCCGAACACGAAGATCGTGGTGATCTGATTCAAAACAATAGCAAGAAAATAGAACACGAGAAAAAGAAGGATGGGTCCAGGGTTTTTTATGGTAGCCGGGCTTTCTTTTGA